A single window of Psychrobacter raelei DNA harbors:
- a CDS encoding isochorismatase family protein: MSQTITTDKTYRIMRENTQAMIIDVQQKLTPHIYRHEEIIKKTITLIQGLQILGIPIVLNEQYKKGLGETLPEIMEVLDTSKAKIIEKVTFSACDNDETWNYLAQQNRISVLVFGVETHVCVLQTVLDLLDNGMQPVVIADATGSRDAYDRRQAIRRMRRAGAVVTTTEAILFELCRSSQDPTFKAISQLIK; encoded by the coding sequence ATGTCACAAACCATCACCACTGATAAAACTTATCGCATCATGCGCGAAAATACTCAGGCAATGATCATTGATGTGCAACAAAAGCTTACCCCGCACATTTATCGTCATGAAGAGATTATCAAAAAGACCATTACCCTTATTCAAGGCTTACAAATACTTGGCATCCCCATTGTGCTCAATGAGCAATACAAAAAAGGGCTGGGTGAGACGCTGCCTGAGATCATGGAGGTGCTAGATACTTCGAAGGCCAAAATTATCGAAAAAGTCACCTTTAGCGCGTGTGACAATGATGAGACTTGGAATTATTTGGCGCAGCAAAACCGTATTTCTGTACTGGTCTTTGGGGTAGAGACCCATGTTTGCGTGCTACAAACAGTGCTGGATTTACTTGATAATGGTATGCAGCCAGTCGTGATTGCGGATGCCACAGGCTCGCGTGATGCTTATGACCGCCGTCAAGCCATTCGTCGTATGCGTAGAGCGGGCGCAGTCGTTACCACTACCGAAGCCATTTTGTTTGAGCTGTGTCGTTCAAGCCAAGACCCTACGTTTAAGGCCATTAGCCAGTTAATTAAATAA
- the fadA gene encoding acetyl-CoA C-acyltransferase FadA: protein MTTLSPKDVVIVDGVRTAMGKSKNGMFRNVRADSMSAELVRALVKRNDFDTNEVEDIIWGCVNQTLEQGMNIGRNIGLLADIPKTAGGQTVNRLCGSSMQALHTAAAQIMTNQGDVFIIGGVEHMGHVGMMHGIDINPEASKHYAKASNMMGLTAEMLGRMNGITREQQDEFGYESHRRAWAATQAGRFDNEIIGIEGHDAEGRLQLCTVDEVIRPDTSMESLAKLRPVFDPANGTVTAATSSALSDGASAMLVMSAQKAKDLGLKPRARIRSMAIAGCDAAIMGYGPVPATQKALKRAGLTVEDMQTIELNEAFAAQGLSVLKALNLLDKRDIINVNGGAIALGHPLGCSGARITVTLLNAMEQMDTEIGLATMCIGLGQGISTVIERV from the coding sequence ATGACAACATTAAGTCCAAAAGACGTGGTCATCGTAGATGGCGTGCGTACCGCAATGGGTAAATCTAAGAACGGTATGTTCCGCAACGTTCGTGCTGATAGCATGTCAGCTGAATTGGTACGTGCTTTGGTTAAGCGCAATGACTTTGATACCAATGAAGTAGAAGACATTATCTGGGGCTGTGTTAACCAGACCCTAGAACAAGGTATGAATATTGGCCGTAACATTGGTTTATTGGCTGATATCCCTAAGACTGCCGGTGGCCAAACCGTTAACCGTCTGTGTGGTTCATCAATGCAAGCGCTACACACCGCTGCCGCTCAAATCATGACCAACCAAGGTGATGTGTTCATCATCGGTGGTGTTGAGCACATGGGCCACGTGGGCATGATGCATGGTATCGATATTAACCCAGAAGCCTCTAAGCATTATGCAAAAGCCTCTAACATGATGGGCTTAACCGCCGAAATGCTCGGCCGTATGAATGGCATCACTCGTGAGCAGCAAGATGAGTTCGGTTATGAATCACATCGCCGTGCTTGGGCAGCCACTCAAGCGGGTCGTTTTGATAACGAAATCATCGGTATTGAAGGTCATGACGCAGAAGGTCGCCTACAGCTTTGTACCGTAGATGAGGTGATTCGCCCTGACACCTCAATGGAGTCATTGGCTAAGCTACGCCCAGTATTCGATCCTGCAAACGGTACAGTAACCGCAGCCACGTCTTCTGCATTATCAGATGGTGCTTCTGCGATGCTGGTGATGAGCGCTCAAAAAGCCAAAGACTTAGGTCTTAAGCCACGTGCCCGCATCCGCAGCATGGCAATCGCTGGCTGTGATGCCGCTATCATGGGTTATGGCCCAGTGCCTGCCACTCAAAAAGCATTAAAGCGTGCTGGCCTAACGGTTGAAGACATGCAAACCATCGAGCTAAACGAAGCGTTCGCCGCTCAAGGTCTGTCAGTACTTAAAGCGCTAAACTTACTTGATAAGCGCGACATCATCAACGTTAATGGTGGTGCTATCGCTCTAGGTCACCCACTGGGCTGTTCTGGTGCGCGTATCACTGTGACGCTACTAAATGCCATGGAGCAGATGGATACTGAAATTGGTCTGGCCACTATGTGTATCGGTCTGGGCCAAGGTATCTCTACTGTGATTGAGCGTGTTTAA
- the fadB gene encoding fatty acid oxidation complex subunit alpha FadB — protein sequence MIYQGNRITVSLLDEGIANMQFNAEGESVNKFDAETNKQFDEAVSALEKADNVKGLIVTSSKGVFIAGADITEFVGHFNKEAAEIEKWIVDINGVFNRFEDLPFPKVAAINGAALGGGCEMTLVCEYRVMGDKAQIGLPETQLGIFPGFGGSVRTPRVIGIDNAVELIATGKAQKPAEALKLGLVDAVVAQDDLQEAAVDLVKKCIAGDLDWQAKREEKLQPVKLNQLEQTMAFSTAKAAIFAKANPKQYPAPAIAIETIEKHVNLGRDEAIKVEAAGFAKAAKTPQAESLVGLFLNDQTVKKLAKQHTKNAHDINEAAVLGAGIMGGGIAYQAASKGLPIIMKDIKSEQLDLGMGEASKLLGKMVERKKMTPAQMGETLSRIRPTLNYGDFGETDIVIEAVVENPKVKHAVLKEVEGLVKENAILASNTSTISITHLATVLERPENFVGMHFFNPVHRMPLVEVIRGEKSSEEAIATTVALAQRMGKVPVVVNDCPGFLVNRVLFPYFGAFDLLLKQGADFVHVDKVMEKFGWPMGPAYLIDVVGLDTGVHGAEVMAEGFPDRMKPDYKGAIKHLFENNRLGQKNGVGFYKYEKDSRGKPKKTADDATYALLKDTTDTDTQQFDDQTIIDRMMLAFCNETVRCLEDNIVATPSEADMAMIMGVGFPAFRGGPCRYIDQVGLDNYLALCEKYAHLGKAYEAPQKIRDMAAAGETFYPKA from the coding sequence ATGATATATCAAGGTAACCGCATTACGGTATCGCTGTTAGACGAAGGTATTGCTAACATGCAATTTAACGCCGAGGGTGAGAGTGTTAATAAGTTTGATGCCGAAACAAATAAGCAGTTCGATGAAGCTGTGAGTGCCTTAGAAAAAGCAGATAATGTAAAAGGTTTAATTGTTACCTCAAGTAAAGGCGTCTTTATCGCGGGTGCTGACATCACAGAATTCGTGGGTCATTTTAATAAAGAAGCAGCTGAGATTGAAAAGTGGATCGTTGACATCAACGGTGTATTTAACCGTTTTGAAGACCTGCCATTCCCGAAAGTTGCGGCCATTAATGGCGCAGCATTGGGCGGCGGCTGTGAAATGACTTTGGTTTGTGAATACCGTGTCATGGGCGACAAAGCACAAATCGGTCTACCAGAGACTCAGTTGGGTATCTTCCCAGGCTTCGGTGGTAGCGTGCGTACACCTCGTGTTATCGGTATCGATAATGCAGTAGAGCTGATTGCAACCGGTAAAGCACAAAAACCTGCTGAAGCGTTGAAGCTGGGTCTAGTAGATGCTGTGGTAGCACAAGATGACTTACAAGAAGCGGCCGTGGATCTGGTCAAAAAATGTATCGCAGGCGATCTTGATTGGCAGGCCAAACGTGAAGAGAAGCTTCAGCCGGTTAAACTAAACCAGCTTGAGCAGACTATGGCATTTAGCACTGCTAAAGCGGCCATCTTTGCCAAAGCCAATCCAAAACAGTACCCAGCGCCCGCCATTGCGATCGAAACCATCGAAAAGCATGTCAATCTAGGCCGTGATGAAGCGATTAAAGTAGAAGCAGCCGGTTTTGCCAAAGCGGCGAAGACCCCACAAGCAGAAAGCTTAGTGGGTCTATTCTTAAATGATCAAACGGTTAAGAAGCTTGCCAAACAGCACACCAAAAATGCACATGACATCAATGAAGCGGCGGTACTTGGCGCTGGCATCATGGGTGGCGGTATTGCCTATCAAGCGGCTTCAAAAGGCTTGCCAATTATCATGAAAGACATCAAGTCTGAGCAATTAGACTTAGGTATGGGTGAAGCCAGCAAGCTATTAGGTAAAATGGTTGAGCGTAAGAAAATGACCCCAGCACAAATGGGTGAAACGCTAAGCCGTATCCGTCCTACTTTGAATTACGGCGACTTTGGTGAAACTGACATCGTGATCGAAGCGGTTGTTGAAAATCCAAAAGTAAAACACGCGGTACTAAAAGAAGTAGAAGGCTTAGTAAAAGAAAACGCTATCCTTGCTTCTAACACCTCAACCATCTCTATCACGCATCTAGCCACTGTGCTTGAGCGTCCAGAGAACTTCGTGGGTATGCACTTCTTTAACCCAGTGCACCGCATGCCGCTAGTGGAAGTTATCCGTGGTGAAAAATCATCAGAAGAAGCCATTGCAACCACGGTTGCGTTAGCTCAGCGTATGGGTAAAGTGCCTGTTGTGGTCAATGACTGCCCAGGTTTCTTAGTCAACCGCGTATTGTTCCCATACTTCGGTGCGTTTGACCTGCTATTAAAACAAGGCGCTGACTTTGTTCATGTTGATAAAGTCATGGAGAAATTCGGCTGGCCTATGGGTCCTGCCTACTTAATCGACGTGGTGGGTCTAGACACTGGCGTACACGGCGCAGAAGTGATGGCTGAAGGCTTCCCAGATCGCATGAAGCCAGATTACAAAGGCGCTATCAAGCATCTGTTTGAAAACAACCGTCTGGGTCAGAAAAATGGCGTTGGCTTCTACAAATACGAAAAAGACAGCCGTGGTAAGCCTAAGAAGACTGCTGACGACGCCACTTATGCACTGCTTAAAGACACGACTGATACAGATACGCAGCAGTTCGATGATCAAACCATCATCGATCGTATGATGCTGGCCTTCTGTAACGAAACCGTGCGCTGCTTAGAGGACAACATTGTTGCGACGCCAAGCGAAGCGGACATGGCGATGATTATGGGTGTTGGCTTCCCTGCATTCCGTGGTGGTCCATGCCGTTACATCGACCAAGTTGGCCTTGATAACTACTTAGCGCTATGTGAGAAATATGCACACCTAGGCAAAGCGTATGAAGCGCCGCAGAAAATCCGTGATATGGCAGCGGCTGGCGAGACATTTTACCCAAAAGCCTAA
- a CDS encoding polyprenyl synthetase family protein, with protein MTNQHLNFDTLSQQVISTLQADIETLLNHANLPSPLHEACHYAMTGQGKKVRPLLVASGYLTVLASSQAATIDTLPLFDDNCRRAMLAVEFLHTYSLIHDDLPCMDDDDLRRGRPTCHIKFGEATALLAGDVLQTLAFEALSADLPGFAPISNDKAASLLTLFAPRARRMVSGQMLDLNAENKQVSQPQLEAIHRDKTGALIEAAVLMGAACADANDTQYQALTSFATNVGLAFQVQDDILDVTSSTDTLGKPTGSDEGLNKSTYVKLMGVEAATDYAKSLFLAANQAIDDNFDKNSSLIDLAQWLWQRQK; from the coding sequence ATGACTAATCAGCACCTCAACTTTGACACTCTCAGCCAACAGGTCATCTCTACCTTACAAGCGGATATCGAGACCCTGCTTAATCATGCCAATCTGCCTAGTCCCTTACATGAGGCCTGCCACTATGCCATGACTGGGCAAGGCAAAAAAGTGCGTCCATTGCTAGTGGCCAGCGGCTATCTTACCGTGCTTGCCAGTAGTCAGGCGGCCACAATCGACACCTTACCCCTCTTTGATGACAACTGTCGCCGTGCCATGTTAGCGGTTGAATTCTTGCACACCTACTCACTAATTCATGATGATCTGCCTTGTATGGATGACGATGACTTGCGCCGTGGCCGTCCCACTTGCCATATTAAGTTTGGTGAGGCGACAGCCCTGCTGGCCGGCGATGTGTTGCAGACCTTGGCTTTTGAAGCTTTAAGCGCTGACTTGCCTGGTTTTGCGCCCATATCCAATGACAAAGCGGCCAGCTTACTTACCCTTTTTGCACCCCGTGCCCGCCGCATGGTGTCAGGTCAGATGCTGGACTTAAATGCTGAGAACAAACAAGTGAGTCAGCCTCAGCTTGAGGCCATTCACCGCGATAAAACTGGGGCGTTAATTGAGGCTGCGGTGTTAATGGGCGCCGCCTGCGCTGATGCCAATGACACTCAGTACCAAGCCCTTACTTCATTTGCCACTAATGTGGGCTTAGCATTTCAGGTCCAAGACGATATCTTGGATGTCACCTCAAGTACTGATACTTTAGGCAAGCCTACTGGCAGTGATGAGGGACTTAACAAATCGACTTATGTCAAATTGATGGGCGTAGAGGCTGCCACCGACTATGCCAAGTCATTATTTTTGGCGGCAAATCAAGCCATTGATGATAATTTTGATAAAAATAGCAGCTTAATCGACTTAGCACAGTGGTTGTGGCAGCGTCAAAAATAA
- the lolB gene encoding lipoprotein insertase outer membrane protein LolB, with amino-acid sequence MTLLFSSRAATVTQRPSDAMIDTSITATKPTNTPRMTKAWAGLALAACAVVITGCQTTQTLGGANTTQVVTAGDAQYPDLLKSFSIRGKIGVTTPKTQTAAAQSGSAFYVWAQEDERFAIDITGALGIGHTVIEYDGNTATLVSDRTGEISAASPEELLQQATGWQAPISQLRHWISGRPAPTDSNSELDAQGRLQTSQNGDWIARFDYKDSAAQTRRPNKITVMRNDGHRVILTIAHDK; translated from the coding sequence ATGACCCTACTGTTTTCAAGCCGTGCGGCTACTGTTACTCAGCGCCCTAGTGACGCTATGATTGACACTAGTATTACCGCTACTAAGCCTACCAATACCCCTCGCATGACCAAAGCTTGGGCAGGTTTAGCCCTAGCCGCTTGTGCTGTGGTAATCACGGGCTGCCAGACCACTCAGACGTTAGGGGGCGCTAATACCACACAGGTCGTCACCGCAGGCGATGCTCAGTATCCTGACTTGCTAAAAAGCTTTAGCATTCGCGGTAAAATTGGGGTTACCACGCCTAAGACACAAACTGCCGCTGCACAATCTGGCAGTGCCTTTTATGTGTGGGCACAAGAAGATGAGCGCTTTGCCATTGATATCACTGGCGCACTGGGCATCGGCCACACTGTGATTGAATATGATGGTAATACCGCAACCTTAGTCAGCGACCGTACTGGTGAGATTAGTGCCGCCTCACCAGAGGAATTATTGCAGCAAGCCACAGGCTGGCAAGCCCCGATCTCTCAGCTGCGCCACTGGATTTCTGGTCGCCCTGCGCCTACTGATAGCAACAGTGAGCTCGACGCACAAGGGCGCCTACAGACCTCACAAAATGGCGACTGGATAGCCCGCTTCGATTATAAAGACAGCGCAGCACAAACCCGTCGACCCAATAAAATCACTGTGATGCGTAACGATGGTCACCGAGTTATCTTGACCATAGCGCACGATAAATAA
- the ispE gene encoding 4-(cytidine 5'-diphospho)-2-C-methyl-D-erythritol kinase, translating to MTSYAKLSLFSPAKINLFLHITGKRADGYHNLQTVFRLLDWGDTLEFLVTQDSFDPTAPINEQHLPVRLSSTVAITAQVMDNLVIKAAVALLQAWQNSAPARSSDPAVTPHLPVIEVTLNKVLPTGAGLGGGSSNAATTLIALNKLWGFHYDIEALIKIGATVGADVPIFVLGQDAIAEGIGERLTPIKLPQHQYLLLNPAAHAATQALFAHPDLQRNVPALSIDEIKAAQSCYLQQLNAPFSNVFEPVVTKLVPEVNQALNYLRQLEALTGTQARMTGTGSSVFLPIPTDKISLITHHLSNAGAPCDYVLTQSLDKNGQNPE from the coding sequence ATGACCTCGTATGCCAAGCTTAGTTTATTTTCACCGGCGAAAATCAATCTGTTTTTGCACATTACCGGTAAAAGAGCAGATGGCTATCATAACTTGCAGACGGTGTTTCGTTTGCTAGACTGGGGTGATACCCTAGAGTTCTTGGTCACCCAAGACAGCTTCGATCCTACAGCGCCGATTAATGAGCAGCACTTACCGGTTCGCTTAAGTAGTACAGTGGCCATCACCGCACAGGTGATGGACAACTTGGTCATCAAAGCGGCTGTTGCGCTGCTACAGGCATGGCAAAACAGTGCCCCCGCACGGTCATCTGACCCCGCGGTAACCCCTCACCTGCCGGTTATCGAAGTGACGCTCAACAAAGTTCTACCAACTGGCGCAGGCCTTGGTGGCGGCTCCTCAAATGCAGCCACTACCTTAATAGCGCTAAATAAGCTATGGGGCTTTCATTATGACATTGAGGCTTTAATCAAGATTGGCGCAACGGTCGGCGCTGATGTGCCAATTTTTGTGCTTGGGCAAGATGCCATTGCTGAGGGCATCGGCGAGCGGCTAACCCCCATCAAGTTGCCACAGCATCAATATTTGCTATTAAATCCTGCAGCTCATGCAGCAACCCAAGCCCTATTTGCCCACCCTGACTTGCAGCGCAATGTGCCCGCATTAAGCATAGATGAGATAAAAGCGGCACAATCTTGCTACTTACAGCAGCTTAATGCGCCATTTAGCAATGTATTTGAGCCGGTGGTGACCAAGTTGGTGCCTGAGGTGAATCAGGCACTCAATTATCTTAGACAGCTTGAGGCGCTCACCGGCACCCAAGCACGTATGACCGGTACCGGCAGCAGTGTATTTTTGCCAATACCTACTGACAAAATCAGCCTCATAACACATCACCTTAGCAATGCTGGGGCGCCTTGTGATTATGTACTGACCCAAAGTTTAGATAAAAACGGACAAAACCCTGAATAA
- a CDS encoding ribose-phosphate pyrophosphokinase, which translates to MPYLAIFTGNAHPELAKTVADHLHIPLGRADVTRFSDGEIAVEIKEHVRGKDVFILQPTCAPTNDNLMEIMVMADALRRSSAGRITAVMPYFGYARQDRRPRSARVPISAKVVADMLNIVSIDRVMTVDLHSDQIQGFFDIPVDNIYGTPVLLKDLRKQGYDNLMVVSPDVGGVVRARAMAKELGGNTELAIIDKRRARANESQVMHIIGDVKDRDCVIVDDMVDTAGTLCKAAQALKDNGARRVLGYITHPVLSGNAIKTIGESVLDELVVTDSIPLSDEAKACSKIRQVTIASLLAESLRRINNEESISAMFESID; encoded by the coding sequence ATGCCATATCTGGCGATTTTTACGGGTAATGCCCACCCTGAGCTGGCAAAAACTGTCGCAGATCACTTACACATTCCTCTTGGCCGTGCTGATGTCACGCGCTTCTCTGACGGTGAAATCGCTGTTGAGATTAAAGAGCACGTACGTGGTAAAGACGTCTTCATTCTACAACCTACTTGCGCCCCTACCAACGATAACTTGATGGAAATCATGGTGATGGCTGATGCACTGCGTCGTTCAAGTGCCGGTCGTATCACTGCGGTTATGCCCTACTTCGGCTATGCTCGTCAGGATCGTCGTCCCCGTTCAGCGCGTGTGCCTATTTCGGCAAAAGTAGTGGCAGACATGCTAAACATCGTTAGTATTGATCGTGTGATGACTGTCGATTTGCACTCTGACCAAATTCAAGGTTTCTTTGACATTCCAGTAGATAACATCTACGGTACGCCAGTATTGTTAAAAGACCTTAGAAAGCAAGGCTACGACAACCTAATGGTTGTGTCACCAGACGTAGGTGGTGTTGTTCGTGCGCGTGCTATGGCCAAAGAGCTTGGCGGTAACACCGAGCTTGCCATCATCGACAAGCGTCGTGCTCGTGCTAATGAATCACAAGTTATGCATATCATTGGTGATGTAAAAGACCGTGATTGTGTGATTGTTGATGACATGGTAGATACCGCAGGCACGCTATGTAAAGCCGCCCAAGCCCTTAAAGACAATGGCGCCCGTCGCGTCTTAGGTTATATCACTCACCCTGTATTATCGGGTAATGCGATTAAAACCATTGGCGAATCTGTGTTGGATGAGCTGGTCGTAACGGACAGTATTCCTTTGTCTGATGAAGCTAAGGCTTGCAGCAAAATTCGTCAAGTGACCATTGCTTCACTATTGGCCGAAAGCTTACGCCGTATCAACAATGAAGAGTCTATCAGTGCAATGTTTGAGTCTATCGACTAA
- a CDS encoding 50S ribosomal protein L25/general stress protein Ctc — MSDILYTVNGIARTEDQQGKGASRRLRKQNLVPAIIYGGNEEPTAIAIKKNELWKLLENEAFFSNILTINLEGEEHLAVIKDLQRHPSKGFAMHADFQRIVKGQKINMQIPLHFTGREEAPGIKAGGILSTLVTDIEIVCLPSNLPEFLEVDVSNLEIGESLHLTDIKLPEGVVIFELDVDEPVDRTVVNMQAPTVEEVDTDAEEVDAADVPATEQGSEEDKGE; from the coding sequence ATGAGTGATATTTTATACACGGTAAACGGCATCGCTCGTACCGAAGATCAGCAGGGCAAAGGTGCGAGCCGCCGCCTGCGTAAGCAAAATCTTGTACCAGCCATTATCTATGGTGGTAACGAAGAGCCTACAGCTATCGCTATCAAAAAAAATGAGCTATGGAAACTTCTTGAAAACGAAGCTTTCTTCTCAAACATTTTGACCATCAACCTTGAAGGCGAAGAGCATCTAGCGGTTATTAAAGACCTACAGCGTCATCCTTCTAAAGGCTTTGCAATGCACGCTGACTTCCAGCGCATCGTTAAAGGTCAGAAGATCAACATGCAGATTCCATTGCACTTCACAGGTCGTGAAGAAGCGCCAGGTATCAAAGCAGGCGGTATCTTATCTACGCTAGTGACTGACATCGAAATCGTATGTCTACCTTCTAACCTACCAGAATTCCTAGAAGTAGATGTGTCTAACCTAGAAATCGGTGAGTCTCTACACTTAACAGACATCAAACTTCCTGAAGGTGTTGTTATCTTCGAACTTGACGTTGATGAGCCAGTTGACCGCACTGTGGTTAACATGCAGGCCCCAACTGTTGAAGAAGTTGACACTGATGCTGAAGAAGTTGACGCAGCTGACGTTCCAGCTACCGAACAAGGTAGTGAAGAAGACAAAGGCGAATAA
- the pth gene encoding aminoacyl-tRNA hydrolase, which yields MSQLKLIVGLGNPGQQYVETRHNAGFWFVALIADQFNIELAADKKFNGLTGRGRIFGTDVRLLLPMTFMNKSGQSVVPMAKYYDIKPEELLIAHDELDIAAGSIKLKTGGGHGGHNGLRDITPHLGNDFHRLRIGIGHPGHKSKVSGHVLSKPSPEDQIAIEAALDAAMSSLKLMVTGDIEKARSQINGFKLPN from the coding sequence ATGTCCCAACTTAAACTTATTGTTGGGCTTGGCAACCCAGGTCAGCAGTATGTCGAAACCCGACATAATGCTGGCTTTTGGTTTGTGGCCCTGATTGCCGATCAATTTAATATTGAATTGGCAGCTGACAAGAAGTTCAATGGCTTAACCGGACGCGGACGTATCTTTGGTACCGATGTTCGCCTGTTGTTGCCGATGACTTTTATGAATAAGTCAGGTCAATCGGTTGTGCCTATGGCGAAATACTATGACATTAAACCTGAAGAGCTCCTTATCGCTCATGATGAGCTTGATATTGCAGCAGGTAGTATTAAGCTAAAAACTGGCGGTGGTCATGGCGGTCATAATGGCCTACGTGATATCACGCCCCATTTAGGCAATGACTTTCACCGCTTACGTATAGGCATTGGCCATCCCGGTCATAAATCTAAAGTAAGTGGCCATGTCCTATCTAAACCCTCTCCTGAAGATCAAATTGCTATTGAAGCTGCTTTAGACGCCGCTATGTCCTCATTAAAGTTGATGGTAACTGGCGATATTGAAAAAGCACGCAGTCAAATTAATGGCTTTAAACTTCCCAATTGA
- the panD gene encoding aspartate 1-decarboxylase: MLLTLLKGKLHRARVTHADLHYEGSCGIDGDLLDLAGIRENESIDIYNVSNGKRFRTYAIRAEAGSGIISLNGAAAYMADLGDIVIICAYAQMDEQEADTHKPKLVYCNEDNTVKDTANIIPVQVS, encoded by the coding sequence ATGTTATTGACCTTATTAAAAGGCAAATTACACCGTGCCCGCGTTACCCATGCAGATTTGCACTATGAAGGCTCTTGTGGGATAGATGGCGACTTATTGGATCTAGCTGGTATTCGTGAAAACGAATCCATTGATATCTACAACGTCAGCAATGGCAAGCGCTTTCGCACTTATGCCATCCGTGCTGAAGCCGGCTCTGGTATTATTTCATTAAATGGTGCTGCCGCTTATATGGCAGACTTAGGCGACATCGTTATCATTTGTGCTTACGCTCAGATGGATGAGCAAGAAGCCGATACGCATAAACCAAAACTAGTCTATTGTAATGAAGACAATACTGTAAAAGATACGGCCAATATCATTCCGGTCCAAGTGTCTTAA
- a CDS encoding calcium/sodium antiporter gives MGLAIVAVVLGLAILVWSADTFIDGATSLAVRFNMPSFLIGVIILGIGTSAPELVVSALAAFAGSPDLALGNAYGSNIINITLVLGVTALISPILIRSDVIRYDLMLLLAVTALAAIQLVDGNLSRLDGIVLVVALVAVLLIQILLSLRSNKDKVELPEQLAAKEQVNVFKSFGTLILGLSLLIASSRAIVWGAVELATLWGMSELLIGLTIVAIGTSLPELVASVAAARRGEHDMALGNVIGSNLFNTLGVVGLAAIIKPMQHIDPQILSRDVMMVGMVSVLLFILAIIAFKRQGEMKHGSGVVLILTFIFYSVLLAKSAA, from the coding sequence ATGGGCCTAGCGATTGTCGCTGTTGTCCTTGGATTGGCCATTTTAGTTTGGAGTGCAGACACCTTTATTGATGGTGCCACCAGCTTGGCTGTGCGCTTTAATATGCCAAGCTTTTTGATTGGGGTCATTATCTTAGGCATTGGTACTTCAGCGCCCGAGCTTGTGGTATCTGCCTTGGCAGCGTTTGCTGGTAGTCCGGATTTGGCGCTGGGTAACGCTTATGGCTCTAATATTATCAATATTACCTTAGTACTTGGCGTGACCGCGTTAATTAGCCCCATCTTGATCCGTAGCGATGTGATTCGATACGACTTAATGCTGTTACTGGCGGTCACTGCTTTGGCAGCTATTCAGTTGGTCGATGGCAATTTATCTCGGCTCGATGGCATTGTGCTTGTTGTCGCCTTAGTGGCGGTGTTACTGATACAGATTCTGTTAAGTCTACGAAGTAACAAGGACAAAGTAGAGTTACCAGAGCAATTGGCAGCCAAAGAGCAGGTTAATGTTTTCAAATCCTTTGGCACATTAATCCTGGGCTTGAGTTTATTAATCGCCAGCTCACGAGCCATCGTTTGGGGTGCGGTTGAATTAGCCACACTGTGGGGCATGAGTGAGCTGCTTATCGGTCTAACCATCGTGGCCATTGGCACCTCATTACCCGAGCTGGTAGCCAGTGTGGCAGCCGCTAGACGCGGTGAGCATGACATGGCACTGGGCAATGTCATTGGCTCAAATTTATTTAATACATTAGGTGTGGTAGGGCTGGCTGCCATCATTAAACCCATGCAACACATTGACCCTCAGATTTTGTCTCGCGATGTGATGATGGTGGGCATGGTCAGCGTGCTACTTTTTATATTGGCAATTATAGCCTTTAAGCGCCAAGGTGAGATGAAGCATGGCAGTGGCGTGGTGCTCATTTTAACCTTTATCTTCTATTCAGTGTTGTTGGCGAAATCTGCCGCCTAG